Genomic segment of Plasmodium vivax scf_4397 genomic scaffold, whole genome shotgun sequence:
TagacatttatataatactatatattataacacTAAAAAAGTTATAGCATAATCACActcacatattttttggttttcgttaataatttataggtgaatcataattttgtaattatggttatgttaaattatattttaaaataggcATTAATTTAtagaattttataattatactaTATAAAAGGAGATATATTCCTTATAACACACCtatcataataaaattatttccatCCTTTTGTAGAACAGTTTATTGTACACTCAACTAATGTATAGGAAATATAACATTGTATTATGACTTATACtgatatttatatgcaaaaaccacattacaaattatatatataaacaaaaatttatatgttcTGTGAATATTTAATAGTTATACTTTTAGataatttcatattaataatgaAAGGTAGTTAtcaatatttataagaaaataaaataactataaTAATATCgttaattatgtaaattcTTATGTTGGTAATAATTACTATGAGAATGTTATATTAagagtttttaaaataagcataccaatttattataatacaatttgaaaatattataaaaacaaaattaacctTCTTTACTATAGGTTTAATAAATAGAATTAATTGAAATCATAGAAAAAGTTGTGCAAATATAATAACTAcgtcttttttatatacagaaacaaaataaaataattgtataggaataaaatgtaaaaagtaacttaattatattaactaGTGGGAAACAAAACATGTAAAAgtataaaaacaataattcataaaatatataatatattatttatgctttattttcttttttttctaaatataaatatatttttgttatattaaaattatatatttcagaaAGCTTTCcattatatttcattatatttactATGCTTTCAAGTAAGATATTATGGCAAACGCATTATCAAATATAGACTAATAAAATGTGGATGTTATTTTCTTGAATGaagtacaattttttctttacttaTCCACGCAAATATTGTTTTAAACTGATGATAGGAGAAAAGATTATGCAAcatattatgaaatatataaggaaattaaattgtttaatatattcatacAATATTTGCATCCctatataaatttgaaattatatataaataaccttataatacaataatataagcAGACAATAAGTTATTGTTGTAGCTATACATTTTAATCAGAACTAGATATATGACTGTTATACATCATTAAAAGTATGATACGCCACTTTATATTCCCTGTTATGTAATGGTAATTGTTCAGTATTCGATTTATACAATAATGAATTATGTGATTCTTCGTCAAtatttactatattttttccttttcctctgcGTAAAGAGCTTCCAAAAGGCgtaaactaaaataaaattaaaataaagtatattaaaaatattccttttattatagtaaatttttactaacatattttatatttattattgtaaaatatttatatttaaaaatattgttatGGATAACcttataaaaatagtaaaaaattgaggataAGCCTATGGCAGAACCTACAACAGAAGTTGCTGCGATAGTGgttctatttttattacttataaAATCAGAtgttttaagaaaatttaacatttttttatccttcaaatatatataaagtggtttattttgatattttacGACAGATAATAAATGTTTCCCGGCGATTTCAGATTTACTTTTCGTACTTTCTTCGTGTATTGAAATTCCTGCATGTTCATTATCCTCCTTACATAAATctaaaaattcttttaattcattaCAATACTCGTTATTCAAAGAATCACTGGAACATTTATTAATACTATTAATAAACTCATCCAAAccttttccaaaatatttcaaatacTTACACGTATTGCTATTGCAATCCtgcttatatttattattgccataaaaaattgcataaagggaatatatattttttaacttattaatttcatcctttttcaaattaaaaaatatacaaggATCTACAGATctatcttttattttaccctTTAGGTCACTCTCCCATCCTTTGAAAATTGCATTAATATCCGTTT
This window contains:
- a CDS encoding variable surface protein Vir21, putative (encoded by transcript PVX_033190A); translation: MSDEKEFTLKKIKDNYSFIQKSNFYEXYNVFYESCENFADNQASCYTGSKISWNSSVISEIIEALYSNLFRIYDSITGTNNTYFENISSKDEKICCTSLKYWLYDQILTKDLEETDINAIFKGWESDLKGKIKDRSVDPCIFFNLKKDEINKLKNIYSLYAIFYGNNKYKQDCNSNTCKYLKYFGKGLDEFINSINKCSSDSLNNEYCNELKEFLDLCKEDNEHAGISIHEESTKSKSEIAGKHLLSVVKYQNKPLYIYLKDKKMLNFLKTSDFISNKNRTTIAATSVVGSAIGLSSIFYYFYKFTPFGSSLRRGKGKNIVNIDEESHNSLLYKSNTEQLPLHNREYKVAYHTFNDV